One Belonocnema kinseyi isolate 2016_QV_RU_SX_M_011 chromosome 6, B_treatae_v1, whole genome shotgun sequence genomic region harbors:
- the LOC117175256 gene encoding histone-lysine N-methyltransferase, H3 lysine-79 specific-like isoform X2, translated as MATDSDFDSWEFGRKLETTRNFPHKNGLMLPLSSLKESSSFCGVNQSNLNLQSSNNVHENDYDLASKSSRSGPGFRFINPAIYAESFEANENCGDHLEKTTVRGKIHSNLDDHYSEKEMETKSGEVAHVDRLSLLSISNGEDSLSTVDVDGDHAPGTYRCLSSVTSDTTSSLNIYNQQSRSITRMERRCKISGDFQASGESRSSEDLCLMSTRRDERKNVQRCSLNEHRILQGSTTSLSTINLSERQTLSGVPIARQIAHAEWVREKEREALKIKEVKRKLEKKKKEEEERNQRENEERERRERKSFLRWAERKKKEEATKKEAVERELELQKRLKEVEDKAAVAKTIYLRQWARKKEEEHKAHQKKQQIKKEQEEEEKRKRLEDSVKAYEKWREKSKDKPKPATQAHQKAKPAYVNPEPWQQIIGDEIEINESPKEPLKDPNGTKNTPNLANEKITARKTRSSHQ; from the exons ATGGCCACTGACAGTGACTTTGACAGCTGGGAGTTTGGGAGAAAATTAGAAACGACCCGGAATTTTCCGCATAAAAACGGTCTAATGCTTCCATTAAGCTCTCTTAAAGAGTCTTCATCATTTTGTGGGGTCAATCAGTCTAATCTAAATTTGCAATCATCAAATAACGTCCACGAAAATGATTATGATCTTGCCTCGAAGAGTTCGAGATCGGGACCAGGCTTTCGATTCATCAATCCAGCAATCTATGCGGAATCCTTCGAAGCTAATGAAAATTGTGGAGATCACTTGGAAAAAACGACTGTACGTGGGAAAATCCACTCTAATCTTGATGATCACTACTCGGAAAAGGAAATGGAAACCAAGTCTGGAGAAGTTGCCCATGTGGATAGGTTATCTTTACTTTCCATT TCTAATGGTGAAGACTCTTTGAGTACGGTCGATGTTGATGGTGATCATGCGCCTGGTACTTATCGCTGCTTATCTTCTGTGACATCTGATACAACATCTTCCTTAAATATCTATAATCAGCAATCGAGGTCGATTACGAGAATGGAAAGAAGGTGTAAAATTAGTGGTGATTTTCAAGCTTCCGGCGAAAGTAGATCCTCGGAAGATCTCTGTTTGATGTCGACTCGGCGAGATGAGAGGAAGAATGTGCAAAG ATGTTCATTAAACGAACATAGGATTTTGCAAGGTTCCACGACTTCACTTTCGACTATCAATTTATCAGAGAGACAGACTCTCAGTGGAGTTCCAATTGCCCGACAAATTGCTCACGCAGAATGGGTGCGTGAAAAGGAACGAGAAGCtctcaaaataaaagaagtaaagcgaaaattggagaaaaaaaagaaggaagaagaGGAAAGAAATCAACGAGAAAACGAGGAAAGAGAACGTCGAGAAAGAAAGAGCTTCCTTAGATGGGCtgagagaaaaaagaaagaggaagcAACTAAAAAAGAGGCTGTTGAGAGGGAATTGGAACTTCAAAAAAGACTCAAAGAAGTTGAAGACAAAGCAGCTGTTGCAAAAACCATTTACCTGCGTCAATGGGCACGAAAAAAAGAGGAAGAGCATAAGG CTCATCAGAAAAAGcagcaaataaaaaaagagcAAGAGGAagaggaaaaaagaaagagattagaAGATAGTGTGAAGGCTTATGAAAAGTGGCGAGAAAAATCCAAAGACAAACCTAAGCCTGCTACCCAAG CACATCAGAAAGCGAAACCTGCATACGTAAATCCAGAACCGTGGCAGCAAATTATAGGTGATGAGATAGAAATAAATGAATCTCCCAAAGAGCCTTTAAAAGATCCAAATGGCACCAAAAATACACCGAATCTAGCAAATGAGAAGATCACAGCAAGGAAAACTAGATCGTCTCATCAATGA
- the LOC117175256 gene encoding vicilin-like seed storage protein At2g18540 isoform X3, with protein sequence MATDSDFDSWEFGRKLETTRNFPHKNGLMLPLSSLKESSSFCGVNQSNLNLQSSNNVHENDYDLASKSSRSGPGFRFINPAIYAESFEANENCGDHLEKTTVRGKIHSNLDDHYSEKEMETKSGEVAHVDRLSLLSISNGEDSLSTVDVDGDHAPGTYRCLSSVTSDTTSSLNIYNQQSRSITRMERRCKISGDFQASGESRSSEDLCLMSTRRDERKNVQRILQGSTTSLSTINLSERQTLSGVPIARQIAHAEWVREKEREALKIKEVKRKLEKKKKEEEERNQRENEERERRERKSFLRWAERKKKEEATKKEAVERELELQKRLKEVEDKAAVAKTIYLRQWARKKEEEHKAHQKKQQIKKEQEEEEKRKRLEDSVKAYEKWREKSKDKPKPATQGLLPHQKAKPAYVNPEPWQQIIGDEIEINESPKEPLKDPNGTKNTPNLANEKITARKTRSSHQ encoded by the exons ATGGCCACTGACAGTGACTTTGACAGCTGGGAGTTTGGGAGAAAATTAGAAACGACCCGGAATTTTCCGCATAAAAACGGTCTAATGCTTCCATTAAGCTCTCTTAAAGAGTCTTCATCATTTTGTGGGGTCAATCAGTCTAATCTAAATTTGCAATCATCAAATAACGTCCACGAAAATGATTATGATCTTGCCTCGAAGAGTTCGAGATCGGGACCAGGCTTTCGATTCATCAATCCAGCAATCTATGCGGAATCCTTCGAAGCTAATGAAAATTGTGGAGATCACTTGGAAAAAACGACTGTACGTGGGAAAATCCACTCTAATCTTGATGATCACTACTCGGAAAAGGAAATGGAAACCAAGTCTGGAGAAGTTGCCCATGTGGATAGGTTATCTTTACTTTCCATT TCTAATGGTGAAGACTCTTTGAGTACGGTCGATGTTGATGGTGATCATGCGCCTGGTACTTATCGCTGCTTATCTTCTGTGACATCTGATACAACATCTTCCTTAAATATCTATAATCAGCAATCGAGGTCGATTACGAGAATGGAAAGAAGGTGTAAAATTAGTGGTGATTTTCAAGCTTCCGGCGAAAGTAGATCCTCGGAAGATCTCTGTTTGATGTCGACTCGGCGAGATGAGAGGAAGAATGTGCAAAG GATTTTGCAAGGTTCCACGACTTCACTTTCGACTATCAATTTATCAGAGAGACAGACTCTCAGTGGAGTTCCAATTGCCCGACAAATTGCTCACGCAGAATGGGTGCGTGAAAAGGAACGAGAAGCtctcaaaataaaagaagtaaagcgaaaattggagaaaaaaaagaaggaagaagaGGAAAGAAATCAACGAGAAAACGAGGAAAGAGAACGTCGAGAAAGAAAGAGCTTCCTTAGATGGGCtgagagaaaaaagaaagaggaagcAACTAAAAAAGAGGCTGTTGAGAGGGAATTGGAACTTCAAAAAAGACTCAAAGAAGTTGAAGACAAAGCAGCTGTTGCAAAAACCATTTACCTGCGTCAATGGGCACGAAAAAAAGAGGAAGAGCATAAGG CTCATCAGAAAAAGcagcaaataaaaaaagagcAAGAGGAagaggaaaaaagaaagagattagaAGATAGTGTGAAGGCTTATGAAAAGTGGCGAGAAAAATCCAAAGACAAACCTAAGCCTGCTACCCAAGGTTTATTAC CACATCAGAAAGCGAAACCTGCATACGTAAATCCAGAACCGTGGCAGCAAATTATAGGTGATGAGATAGAAATAAATGAATCTCCCAAAGAGCCTTTAAAAGATCCAAATGGCACCAAAAATACACCGAATCTAGCAAATGAGAAGATCACAGCAAGGAAAACTAGATCGTCTCATCAATGA
- the LOC117175256 gene encoding histone-lysine N-methyltransferase, H3 lysine-79 specific-like isoform X1 — protein sequence MATDSDFDSWEFGRKLETTRNFPHKNGLMLPLSSLKESSSFCGVNQSNLNLQSSNNVHENDYDLASKSSRSGPGFRFINPAIYAESFEANENCGDHLEKTTVRGKIHSNLDDHYSEKEMETKSGEVAHVDRLSLLSISNGEDSLSTVDVDGDHAPGTYRCLSSVTSDTTSSLNIYNQQSRSITRMERRCKISGDFQASGESRSSEDLCLMSTRRDERKNVQRCSLNEHRILQGSTTSLSTINLSERQTLSGVPIARQIAHAEWVREKEREALKIKEVKRKLEKKKKEEEERNQRENEERERRERKSFLRWAERKKKEEATKKEAVERELELQKRLKEVEDKAAVAKTIYLRQWARKKEEEHKAHQKKQQIKKEQEEEEKRKRLEDSVKAYEKWREKSKDKPKPATQGLLPHQKAKPAYVNPEPWQQIIGDEIEINESPKEPLKDPNGTKNTPNLANEKITARKTRSSHQ from the exons ATGGCCACTGACAGTGACTTTGACAGCTGGGAGTTTGGGAGAAAATTAGAAACGACCCGGAATTTTCCGCATAAAAACGGTCTAATGCTTCCATTAAGCTCTCTTAAAGAGTCTTCATCATTTTGTGGGGTCAATCAGTCTAATCTAAATTTGCAATCATCAAATAACGTCCACGAAAATGATTATGATCTTGCCTCGAAGAGTTCGAGATCGGGACCAGGCTTTCGATTCATCAATCCAGCAATCTATGCGGAATCCTTCGAAGCTAATGAAAATTGTGGAGATCACTTGGAAAAAACGACTGTACGTGGGAAAATCCACTCTAATCTTGATGATCACTACTCGGAAAAGGAAATGGAAACCAAGTCTGGAGAAGTTGCCCATGTGGATAGGTTATCTTTACTTTCCATT TCTAATGGTGAAGACTCTTTGAGTACGGTCGATGTTGATGGTGATCATGCGCCTGGTACTTATCGCTGCTTATCTTCTGTGACATCTGATACAACATCTTCCTTAAATATCTATAATCAGCAATCGAGGTCGATTACGAGAATGGAAAGAAGGTGTAAAATTAGTGGTGATTTTCAAGCTTCCGGCGAAAGTAGATCCTCGGAAGATCTCTGTTTGATGTCGACTCGGCGAGATGAGAGGAAGAATGTGCAAAG ATGTTCATTAAACGAACATAGGATTTTGCAAGGTTCCACGACTTCACTTTCGACTATCAATTTATCAGAGAGACAGACTCTCAGTGGAGTTCCAATTGCCCGACAAATTGCTCACGCAGAATGGGTGCGTGAAAAGGAACGAGAAGCtctcaaaataaaagaagtaaagcgaaaattggagaaaaaaaagaaggaagaagaGGAAAGAAATCAACGAGAAAACGAGGAAAGAGAACGTCGAGAAAGAAAGAGCTTCCTTAGATGGGCtgagagaaaaaagaaagaggaagcAACTAAAAAAGAGGCTGTTGAGAGGGAATTGGAACTTCAAAAAAGACTCAAAGAAGTTGAAGACAAAGCAGCTGTTGCAAAAACCATTTACCTGCGTCAATGGGCACGAAAAAAAGAGGAAGAGCATAAGG CTCATCAGAAAAAGcagcaaataaaaaaagagcAAGAGGAagaggaaaaaagaaagagattagaAGATAGTGTGAAGGCTTATGAAAAGTGGCGAGAAAAATCCAAAGACAAACCTAAGCCTGCTACCCAAGGTTTATTAC CACATCAGAAAGCGAAACCTGCATACGTAAATCCAGAACCGTGGCAGCAAATTATAGGTGATGAGATAGAAATAAATGAATCTCCCAAAGAGCCTTTAAAAGATCCAAATGGCACCAAAAATACACCGAATCTAGCAAATGAGAAGATCACAGCAAGGAAAACTAGATCGTCTCATCAATGA